The following coding sequences lie in one Takifugu flavidus isolate HTHZ2018 chromosome 4, ASM371156v2, whole genome shotgun sequence genomic window:
- the mettl1 gene encoding tRNA (guanine-N(7)-)-methyltransferase gives MSTSSMPQKKYYRQRAHSNPMAHHTFDYPVCPEEMDWSQLYPHFFPGKSSEDKTHQVEFADIGCGYGGLLVELSTLFPDKLMLGLEIRVKVSDYVRDRIQSLRASESEKYQNIACIRSNAMKYLPNFFCKGQLSKMFFLFPDPHFKKTKHKWRIISPTLLAEYAYTLRVGGLVYTMTDVEEVHIWMVKHFAEHPLFTRVPEEELVSDVIISRLGTCTEEGKKVQRNGGKNFLAVFRRVEETS, from the exons ATGAGTACGTCATCAATGCCGCAGAAAAAATACTACAGACAACGAGCTCATTCCAACCCAATGGCTCATCATACGTTTGATTA CCCTGTTTGTCCGGAGGAAATGGACTGGTCCCAGTTGTATCCACACTTCTTCCCTGGCAAATCCTCAGAAGATAAGACCCATCAAGTTGAGTTTGCAGACATAGGGTGTGGATATGGGGGACTTTTAG TGGAGTTGTCAACGCTTTTCCCAGACAAGCTCATGCTGGGCCTTGAGATCCGAGTCAAAGTCTCAGATTATGTTCGGGATCGGATCCAGTCTCTGCGGGCCTCAGAATCAGAGAAATACCAGAACATAGCCTGCATTCGTAGCAATGCCATGAAGTACCTCCCCAACTTCTTCTGTAAAGGACAG CTCAGTAAGatgttcttcctcttccctgACCCTCACTTCAAGAAGACCAAACACAAATGGCGAATCATCAGTCCCACGCTGCTGGCAGAGTACGCCTACACGCTGAGAGTCGGG GGTTTGGTGTACACAATGACAGACGTGGAGGAAGTGCACATCTGGATGGTGAAGCACTTTGCCGAGCATCCGCTGTTCACGCGTGTCCCGGAGGAAGAGCTG GTCAGTGACGTCATCATTAGTCGTCTGGGGACCTGTAccgaggaaggaaagaaggtcCAGAGGAACGGAGGCAAGAATTTTCTAGCGGTTTTCCGGAGGGTTGAGGAAACGAGCTGA